From Juglans regia cultivar Chandler chromosome 8, Walnut 2.0, whole genome shotgun sequence, the proteins below share one genomic window:
- the LOC109019459 gene encoding GDP-mannose 4,6 dehydratase 1: MASENHNSGSGSTIDGEAPSKPKVALITGITGQDGSYLTEFLLVKGYEVHGLIRRSSNFNTQRINHIYIDPHNTHKARMKLHYADLTDASSLRRWLDTIQPDEVYNLAAQSHVAVSFEIPDYTADVVATGALRLLEAVRSHIAATGRSHIRYYQAGSSEMFGSTPPPQSETTPFHPRSPYAASKCAAHWYTVNYREAYGIYACNGILFNHESPRRGENFVTRKITRAVGRIKIGLQSKLFLGNLSASRDWGFAGDYVEAMWMMLQQDKPDDYVVATEESHTVEEFLKVAFGYVGLNWKDHVMIDKRYFRPAEVDNLKGDASKAKKVLGWKPKVGFEQLVKMMVDEDVELAKREKVLVDAGYMDAQQQP, from the coding sequence ATGGCGTCGGAGAACCACAATTCCGGATCCGGATCTACAATCGACGGCGAAGCTCCTTCAAAACCTAAAGTTGCGCTGATTACCGGAATTACGGGGCAAGACGGTTCGTACTTGACGGAGTTTCTGCTCGTCAAAGGGTACGAGGTGCACGGCCTGATCCGGCGGTCCTCCAACTTCAACACCCAGCGCATCAATCACATCTACATCGACCCCCACAACACCCACAAGGCCCGCATGAAGCTCCACTACGCAGACCTTACCGACGCCTCCTCGCTCCGTCGCTGGCTCGACACGATCCAACCCGACGAAGTCTACAACCTTGCCGCCCAGTCTCACGTCGCCGTCTCCTTCGAGATCCCGGATTACACCGCCGATGTCGTCGCCACCGGGGCCCTCCGCCTCCTCGAGGCCGTCCGGTCCCACATCGCGGCCACTGGACGTAGCCACATCCGATACTACCAGGCCGGGTCTTCGGAGATGTTCGGGTCGACCCCGCCTCCCCagtctgaaacgacgccgttccatccCAGATCCCCATACGCCGCGTCCAAATGCGCCGCGCATTGGTACACGGTGAACTACCGCGAGGCGTATGGGATATATGCGTGCAATGGGATACTCTTCAATCACGAGTCGCCGCGGCGGGGCGAGAACTTCGTGACGAGGAAGATCACGCGTGCGGTGGGACGGATCAAGATCGGCCTCCAAAGCAAGCTCTTCCTTGGGAATCTCAGCGCCTCCAGGGACTGGGGATTCGCCGGGGACTACGTGGAGGCAATGTGGATGATGCTGCAGCAAGACAAGCCGGACGACTACGTGGTTGCGACGGAGGAGTCGCACACGGTGGAGGAGTTCTTGAAAGTGGCATTTGGGTATGTGGGGTTGAATTGGAAGGACCATGTGATGATCGACAAAAGGTATTTCAGGCCGGCGGAGGTGGATAATCTGAAAGGGGATGCAAGCAAGGCCAAGAAGGTGCTTGGATGGAAGCCAAAGGTGGGGTTTGAGCAGTTGGTGAAGATGATGGTTGACGAGGATGTTGAATTGGCCAAGAGGGAGAAGGTGCTCGTTGATGCTGGCTACATGGATGCTCAGCAACAACCCTGA